From the Anopheles coustani chromosome X, idAnoCousDA_361_x.2, whole genome shotgun sequence genome, one window contains:
- the LOC131268670 gene encoding uncharacterized protein LOC131268670 — MKTMRKLSLNTGAGMSRQSKTAPQAKKVMPPAVPDIYGKVGANNGTTPIDRGGVKKIGSGVPSDNPDGEVRNGVGAIMLEHHNHGTDGSARTSSVSLATTTAPSSLLLRCGGGDVVVDYVMDDQGIDLTQSPGRDSPVSLSGSAGSGSRNSTASLDSGRASSYLTGASNSSNRSVSGVGSYGVLSSPRCSVSSCSIGSGSVAGGNSSGAGSGSHRLSNHSAGNNRCDHDIISDWLMEIHFQEYTYLFLDAGYDLSTIARMTPEDLTAIGIRKPNHRERLKRHIDALRLPDPLPGYVPGSIEEWLRLLRLDEYIQPLLAQGYQTVHDVTQLTWEDLEDIGIVKLGHQKKILLAIKRVKDIINGKMMGGNGSASSVISAFNAGLSPTAGVRSPVVDGTLVRAHYDDMSIGLRSESSKQHHLAVSGSYSTFLRQQPPLTGGTGAEVMYYTQQQQQQQGVHTQLHPHQTITYPHVHFDGTHAVYRRSSYDDSDITPTNEKACALLALSDAAVDEKSSSSHGGVLTQQEQQHQQWILHTQKQFQQQQSQTKQQQQQQQYFQGGGTLPRQHQRNSYGVRLTLLSGTPNQSAQRQRPIAKIVANNLKLPGVGNVGGVSPLIDNATGGETVTGGVGSSPPIYPAEVVPMPPMLGHIENVEMATAALDAMHFSNYTSSPYAAAVQFQHHHSALSFSGGNIADESSGSMISSAPVQQQQQQQQPIYHNQSMMLHQSLQQHTGNLPLQSHHYATHPNAASSTQSTPSPPTLPGPGCAPGGVGQHLHSMVPFPAGTYAGQMHQTTVEVHKVSSQHDNKSNSSLESIDQIPFANENAGTIKQRSSLNRVEHQFQQQQQQHHSALLLPTTTPLPSSATSMAGSLITTTTLATVCIRQELSPSTTGSSSVPAGNNSSSVTTMASSNTSSAAASAQVGANTSGTGAPSDDIYGTNVLNDIGNMLANLTDELDAMLEEEKCAGISDIE, encoded by the exons ATG aaaACTATGCGAAAGTTAAGTCTCAACACGGGTGCAGGTATGTCTCGACAATCGAAAACGGCACCACAAGCGAAGAAGGTGATGCCGCCAGCCGTGCCGGACATCTATGGAAAGGTTGGAGCAAATAATGGAACTACACCAATTGACAGAGGCGGGGTGAAAAAGATCGGGTCCGGTGTGCCTTCCGACAACCCCGATGGAGAGGTACGCAACGGAGTTGGAGCAATAATGCTCGAGCATCATAATCACGGAACAGACGGATCGGCGAGGACATCGTCGGTTTCGCTCGCAACAACGACTGCTCCGTCTAGTTTATTGCTGCGCTGCGGTGGTGGCGATGTGGTCGTTGATTACGTTATGGACGATCAAGGAATCGATCTGACCCAATCGCCCGGTCGGGACAGTCCGGTATCGTTGTCCGGTTCGGCTGGGTCCGGTTCGCGAAATTCAACCGCTAGCCTCGACTCGGGACGAGCGTCTTCATACTTGACCGGTGCGTCCAACTCATCTAATCGCAGTGTCAGTGGGGTAGGAAGCTACGGCGTCCTATCGTCACCTCGCTGCTCGGTCAGCTCATGCTCGATAGGCTCAGGTAGCGTTGCGGGCGGCAACAGTAGTGGTGCTGGGAGCGGCTCACATCGCCTCAGCAACCACTCAGCGGGGAACAATCGCTGCGATCACGACATTATATCCGACTGGCTGatggaaatacacttccaggAGTACACATACCTATTTCTCGACGCTGGTTACGATTTATCCACTATCGCTCGCATGACACCCGAGGACCTGACTGCGATAGGCATCCGCAAACCGAACCATCGCGAGCGTTTAAAGCGGCACATTGATGCCCTTAGGCTTCCCGACCCATTACCCGGCTATGTACCCGGATCCATCGAGGAATGGTTGCGTTTACTGCGTCTGGACGAGTACATACAGCCGCTACTCGCGCAAGGCTACCAGACGGTGCACGATGTGACCCAACTTACCTGGGAAGACCTGGAGGATATCGGCATTGTTAAGCTGGGGCACCAGAAAAAGATTCTGCTCGCCATCAAACGTGTGAAGGATATCATCAACGGCAAAATGATGGGTGGCAATGGTAGTGCCTCGTCGGTAATCTCCGCATTTAATGCCGGTCTCTCGCCAACGGCAGGGGTACGTTCGCCGGTCGTCGATGGAACTTTGGTGCGGGCACACTACGACGATATGAGCATTGGATTACGTTCGGAATCTTCCAAACAGCATCATCTGGCCGTTTCTGGATCGTACAGCACGTTCCTACGCCAACAGCCACCGCTGACGGGTGGTACCGGTGCTGAGGTTATGTATTACactcaacagcagcagcagcagcagggcgTACACACGCAGCTTCACCCTCACCAGACGATAACTTATCCTCACGTACATTTCGATGGCACGCATGCTGTTTACCGGCGCAGTTCGTATGACGACAGTGACATAACGCCAACCAACGAGAAGGCATGTGCCCTTCTGGCACTGTCCGACGCTGCAGTGGATGAGAAGTCCAGCAGTTCGCACGGGGGTGTCTTAacgcagcaggagcagcagcatcaacagtGGATACTTCACACGCAAAAGCAATTCCAGCAACAACAGTCGCAGActaagcagcagcaacagcagcagcagtacttCCAGGGCGGTGGCACGCTACCCCGCCAGCACCAGCGCAATAGCTACGGTGTTCGGTTGACGTTGTTGAGCGGGACGCCGAACCAAAGTGCTCAACGTCAGCGACCGATAGCTAAGATTGTGGCCAACAACCTGAAACTGCCCGGCGTGGGTAATGTAGGCGGAGTGTCGCCTTTGATCGATAATGCTACCGGGGGGGAAACCGTGACCGGTGGTGTAGGTAGTAGTCCACCAATTTATCCAGCGGAGGTTGTCCCGATGCCACCAATGCTCGGACACATTGAAAACGTCGAGATGGCAACGGCAGCCCTGGACGCGATGCATTTCTCCAATTATACCAGTTCGCCTTACGCCGCTGCCGTCCAGTTTCAGCATCACCATTCAGCTCTGAGCTTCAGCGGCGGTAATATTGCGGACGAATCATCCGGTTCGATGATCTCCAGCGCGCctgttcagcagcagcagcagcagcagcaacccaTATACCACAATCAAAGTATGATGCTTCACCAATCCCTTCAACAGCACACCGGTAACCTGCCGCTTCAAAGTCATCACTATGCTACTCACCCGAATGCAGCGTCCTCGACCCAGTCCACACCCTCGCCGCCCACACTGCCCGGGCCTGGCTGCGCGCCTGGAGGTGTTGGCCAACATCTACACTCGATGGTTCCGTTCCCTGCTGGTACCTACGCCGGCCAGATGCACCAGACCACGGTAGAGGTGCACAAGGTGTCATCTCAGCACGATAACAAATCAAACTCGAGCCTGGAATCGATTGATCAAATACCGTTCGCCAACGAGAACGCTGGTACAATCAAGCAGCGATCCTCGCTCAACAGAGTCGAGCATCagttccagcagcagcaacaacagcatcacTCTGCATTACTATTACCCACGACGACACCACTGCCTTCGTCGGCTACCTCGATGGCAGGCTCGTTGATTACTACTACGACGTTGGCAACGGTTTGCATACGGCAAGAGCTATCGCCATCAACGACCGGGTCATCATCAGTCCCCGCTGGCAACAATAGTTCATCGGTCACCACGATGGCGTCTTCCAATACGTCCAGTGCCGCTGCGTCTGCGCAAGTGGGCGCTAACACTTCCGGGACCGGTGCTCCCTCAGACGACATCTACGGCACAAACGTTCTGAACGACATCGGCAATATGCTTGCCAACCTGACTGACGAGCTCGATGCTATGCTCGAAGAAGAAAAGTGCGCGGGCATAAGCGATATCGAGTAG